A single region of the Streptomyces sp. NBC_00425 genome encodes:
- a CDS encoding alpha/beta fold hydrolase: MQQTEFDDRGSRVRWTETWGGGPARVYVHGLGAASTVYHAHVAARPELAGRRSMFVDLPGHGISDRPADFGYTLEEHADALAAVLDAAKVTGAELIAHSMGGSVAVVLAHRRPDLVARLVLTEADLDACPPPAPGSSGIASYAEDDFVAFGYARVLDEVGPLWAATMRLADPRALHRSAVGLRRGSDPVMREILTGLHSVERVYLQGELTGPLDGADALEAAGVRVVTVPGAGHNVMFDNPDAFVRAVGAGE; encoded by the coding sequence TTCGACGACAGGGGCAGCCGAGTGCGCTGGACGGAGACCTGGGGCGGCGGCCCCGCGCGGGTGTACGTGCACGGGCTGGGCGCGGCCTCGACCGTGTACCACGCGCACGTGGCGGCGCGGCCGGAACTGGCAGGCCGGCGGAGCATGTTCGTCGACCTGCCGGGGCACGGCATCAGCGACCGCCCTGCGGACTTCGGCTACACGCTCGAGGAACACGCCGACGCCCTGGCGGCCGTGCTGGACGCGGCAAAGGTGACCGGCGCCGAACTGATCGCCCACAGCATGGGCGGCTCCGTGGCCGTCGTCCTGGCCCACCGCCGGCCCGACCTGGTCGCTCGGCTGGTGCTGACGGAGGCCGACCTAGACGCCTGCCCGCCGCCCGCCCCGGGCAGCAGCGGCATCGCCTCGTACGCGGAGGACGATTTCGTCGCCTTCGGGTACGCGCGCGTGCTCGACGAGGTCGGACCTCTGTGGGCCGCGACCATGCGGCTCGCCGACCCGCGCGCACTGCATCGCAGCGCCGTCGGTCTGCGGCGCGGATCCGATCCGGTCATGCGCGAGATCCTGACCGGGCTGCACTCGGTGGAACGCGTCTACCTGCAGGGTGAGCTCACCGGCCCGCTCGACGGAGCGGACGCGTTGGAGGCCGCGGGGGTGCGCGTGGTCACGGTGCCGGGCGCCGGCCACAACGTCATGTTCGACAACCCGGACGCGTTCGTGCGGGCGGTCGGCGCAGGCGAGTGA
- a CDS encoding class I SAM-dependent methyltransferase produces MSDRHTHVQEFFGARAAGWDDRFPDDGPAYAAAVGGLGLHEGDRVLDAGCGTGRALPPLRAAVGRSGVVVGVDLTPAMLEAAARAGRDRDGRLVLADVTALPLRSGALDAVFGAGLVAHLPRPAENLSELARVVRPGGTLALFHPIGRAALAARQGRRITPEDLRAEANLRPLLAGSGWRMTSYVDEDARFLAVAVRES; encoded by the coding sequence ATGAGCGACCGTCACACACATGTTCAGGAGTTCTTCGGGGCCCGTGCTGCCGGGTGGGACGACCGGTTCCCGGACGACGGTCCCGCCTACGCGGCCGCGGTCGGCGGCCTCGGGCTGCACGAGGGGGACCGTGTGCTGGACGCGGGCTGCGGCACCGGGCGGGCTCTGCCGCCGCTGCGTGCCGCCGTGGGGCGTTCGGGAGTGGTCGTCGGGGTCGATCTGACCCCGGCCATGCTGGAGGCCGCGGCAAGGGCCGGACGCGACCGGGACGGGCGGCTGGTGCTCGCGGACGTCACCGCGCTCCCGCTGCGTTCCGGGGCCCTGGACGCCGTCTTCGGTGCGGGCCTCGTCGCCCATCTGCCCCGGCCGGCGGAGAACCTGAGCGAGTTGGCGCGCGTGGTGCGCCCCGGCGGCACACTGGCTCTCTTCCACCCCATCGGCCGGGCGGCGCTCGCGGCCCGCCAGGGCCGTCGGATCACGCCGGAGGATCTGCGCGCGGAGGCCAACCTGCGTCCCCTGCTGGCGGGGTCGGGGTGGCGTATGACGTCGTACGTCGACGAGGACGCACGGTTCCTCGCAGTGGCGGTACGCGAGAGCTGA
- a CDS encoding MHYT domain-containing protein, translating to MGHLDHAAFGWLTPVLSYAMACIGAALGLRCTMRALGASGRSRRNWLITAASAIGTGIWTMHFVAMLGFGVSGTDIRYDVPLTVLSLLVAMVVVCAGVFAVGYSGDRTRALLIGGLTTGLGVASMHYLGMAAVRLHGDVTYDAVRVGLSVVIAVVAATAALWAALNIKSPIAVTLASLVMGVAVSSMHYTGMFAVRVHVTPSGEALPGATAMQFIFPLAVGLGSYLFLTSAFVALSPTTGERAASASAQQAVEIAQGGPGRQQARTV from the coding sequence ATGGGACACCTGGACCACGCCGCCTTCGGCTGGCTGACCCCCGTGCTGTCGTACGCGATGGCCTGCATCGGCGCCGCCCTAGGGCTGCGCTGCACCATGCGCGCGCTCGGCGCCTCCGGGCGCTCACGCCGCAACTGGCTGATCACCGCCGCGTCGGCGATCGGCACCGGCATCTGGACCATGCACTTCGTGGCCATGCTCGGATTCGGCGTCAGCGGCACCGACATCCGTTACGACGTCCCCCTGACCGTGCTCAGCCTTCTCGTGGCCATGGTCGTGGTCTGCGCCGGTGTCTTCGCCGTCGGCTACAGCGGCGACCGCACGCGCGCGTTGCTGATCGGCGGGCTCACCACCGGTCTGGGCGTGGCGAGCATGCACTACCTGGGCATGGCGGCGGTCCGGCTGCACGGCGACGTCACCTACGACGCGGTACGAGTGGGACTCTCCGTCGTGATCGCCGTCGTCGCGGCGACCGCGGCACTCTGGGCCGCGCTCAACATCAAGTCACCGATCGCCGTCACCCTCGCCTCCCTCGTCATGGGCGTGGCGGTGAGCAGCATGCACTACACCGGCATGTTCGCGGTGCGGGTGCACGTCACGCCCTCGGGCGAGGCGCTGCCCGGGGCCACGGCGATGCAGTTCATCTTCCCCCTCGCCGTCGGTCTCGGGTCCTACCTCTTCCTGACCTCGGCATTCGTCGCGCTGTCGCCCACCACGGGGGAACGCGCGGCCTCCGCCTCGGCACAGCAGGCGGTGGAGATCGCCCAGGGCGGTCCGGGGCGACAACAGGCCCGGACCGTCTGA